In Manis pentadactyla isolate mManPen7 chromosome 8, mManPen7.hap1, whole genome shotgun sequence, the following are encoded in one genomic region:
- the SUPV3L1 gene encoding ATP-dependent RNA helicase SUPV3L1, mitochondrial isoform X3 — MQVDLLRGLCAKEVHLCGESAAIDLVTELMYTTGEEVEVRNYKRLTPISVLDHPLESLDNLRPGDCIVCFSKNDIYSVSRQIEIRGLESAVIYGSLPPGTKLAQAKKFNDPDDPCKILVATDAIGMGLNLSIRRIIFYSLIKPSINEKGEKELEPITTSQALQIAGRAGRFSSRFKEGEVTAMNREDLSLLKEILSRPVDPVRSAGLHPTAEQIEMFAYHLPDTTLSNLIDIFVDFSQVDGQYFVCNMDDFKFSAELIQHIPLSLRVRYVFCTAPINKKQPFVCSSLLQFARQYSRNEPLTFAWLRRYIKWPLFPPKNIKDLMDLEAVHDVLDLYLWLSYRFIDMFPDASLIRDLQKELDGIIQEGVHNITKLIKVSETHKLLNLESFSAESRSRLSGTLKSQARKVRITKTVGVKDAEPPSNSPNTGKKSLASRLVQQGLLTADMLKQLEKEWLTQQVEHGKERTESEAYSKGTRRKKKEPDSD, encoded by the exons ATGCAAGTGGATCTGCTCAGGG GGCTCTGTGCTAAAGAAGTCCATTTGTGTGGAGAATCTGCTGCTATTGACCTGGTTACTGAGCTTATGTACACGactggggaggaagtggag GTTCGAAACTATAAGAGGCTTACCCCCATTTCTGTGCTGGATCATCCACTAGAATCTTTAGATAACCTTCGGCCTGGGGACTGCATTGTATGTTTTAGCAAGAATGATATTTATTCTGTGAGTCGACAGATTGAAATTCGGGGATTGGAATCGGCTGTTATATATGGCAGTCTTCCACCTG GGACCAAACTTGCTCAAGCAAAAAAATTTAATGATCCTGATGACCCATGCAAAATCCTGGTTGCTACAGATGCAATTGGCATGGGACTTAATCT gAGCATAAGAAGAATTATTTTTTACTCCCTTATAAAGCCCAGTATCaatgaaaagggagagaaagaactaGAACCAATCACCACCTCTCAAGCCTTGCAGATTGCAGGCAGAGCTGGTAGATTCAGTTCAAGATTTAAAGAAGGAGAGGTTACAGCAATGAATCGTGAAGACCTCAGTTTATTAAAGGAAATTTTGAGTAGGCCTGTGGATCCTGTGAGG tcaGCTGGTCTTCATCCAACGGCTGAACAGATTGAAATGTTTGCCTACCATCTCCCTGATACAACACTTTCTAATCTCATT GATATTTTTGTAGATTTTTCACAAGTTGATGGGCAGTATTTTGTCTGCAATATGGATGACTTTAAATTTTCTGCAGAGTTGATTCAACATATTCCATTAAGTCTACGAGTGAGGTATGTTTTCTGCACAGCCCCTATCAACAAAAAACAGCCCTTTGTCTGCTCTTCATTGTTACAG TTTGCTAGGCAGTATAGCAGGAATGAGCCCCTGACCTTTGCATGGTTACGCCGATATATTAAATGGCCATTATTTCCACCTAAGAATATTAAAGACCTCATGGATCTTGAAGCTGTCCATGATGTTTTGGATCTTTACCTGTGGCTAAG CTACCGGTTTATAGATATGTTTCCAGATGCCAGCCTTATTCGAGACCTCCAGAAAGAACTAGATGGCATTATTCAAGAAGGTGTACACAACATCACCAAACTGATTAAAGTTTCAGAGACACATAAACTGTTGAATTTGGAGAGCTTCTCAGCAGAGAGCCGATCCCGTTTGTCAGGAACGTTAAAGAGCCAAGCTAGAAAGGTGCGCATCACCAAAACTGTGGGGGTTAAAGATGCTGAGCCACCCAGCAACTCTCCTAACACAGGAAAGAAATCCCTTGCTTCCAGATTAGTGCAGCAAGGACTCCTCACTGCAGACATGCTGAAACAGCTAGAGAAAGAGTGGCTGACGCAGCAAGTTGAGCATGGTAAAGAAAGAACAGAATCGGAGGCTTACTCAAAAGggacaagaagaaagaagaaggaaccTGATTctgattag